The segment AGTGAGAGCCGAGCCTCCGCCATCGCGACCGTGGAGAATCGTCCCGCTCATGGTCGCTGCGATGATCCCGGATGAAAGCGCGCGCCAGAAGCCACCGATGCGTTCCGCGATGAGGAAAACCAGCGCGACGACCAGCAGATTCGCGATGGCAAAAGGCAGACGCGCGGCGAGTTCGTTGACATTGAAAATCTGGAAACTTTCCGCCGTGATCCATTGCACCGGGCCGGCCTGGACGGGCTGATTCCACAACTGGCTGATCTGCGCGGGCCGTAAGCCGAGGGCGAGTTCGCGAGCGATGGCGGCGTTCATTCCGTCGCTGCCGTTGTTGATCGGACCCCAGCCGCAGGTGGCGACGTGGAGGAGCGCGGCGAGCGCCAGCATGAAGAAAATCATCAGCCGCCGCTGGGGCGGAAGGGCGATGGGGCCCGCGGTGATCACTTCGAGCGTGGCGGCCGTGGGTTGGCTCATGGATCAGCGAAGGTGGGCGTATTTTTCCAGCCAGGCGACCGGCATTCGGAGAATTTTCGCGCCGGGCATGGTGATGAGGGCCAGCATTTGGCGGCAGGTGACGATTATTTTTTCGTCGCTCAGCCGCACGATTTGGAAGCTGCACCAAAACCGGCTGCGTTCCATTTTTTCGAGGGTGCCGCGGACTTCCAATTTATCGCCGAGGACGGCGGGCGAGCGGTAGTCGATCTCGGTGCGGACGACGACGGGAAATTCCTTCGACTCCGACATTGTGCGCAGGCTCATGCCCATTTTTTCCGCGAGATGCGTCCGGGCGGTTTCGATGAAGCGCAGGTAGGCGATGTTGTGGACGACGGCGGCGCAATCCGTGTCGAAAAACATGACCTCGATGGGAGTCGTCACGCTGGGTGTCGGGCTGGCTGGATCGGCTGGCTGGCTCACGCTCACAATCTGAATCCGGGATTCGTTTCTGGCAATCTTTGTTCCGGGCTTGCCGGGTCGGGCGGGGCGTTTATGCTCGTGAAAATGTCCTTCCTGGCTGTCATTATTCCGCTCTTCAATCATGCCGCCTACATCGGAGCTGCATTGCAATCGGTGCAGGCGCAAACACAGCCCGCGCAACGCGTAATCGTAATCGACGATGGCTCGACCGATGACTCATTTGCCATCGCACAGGCGGCGGCCGCGTCCGGCACGGAGGTGTTGCGTCAGGAAAATCGCGGCGCGCACGCCACACTGAATCGCGGGATCGAAATGGCTGCCGATTGCGATCTGGTCGCGATTTTGAACTCCGACGATCTCTGGCATCCGGAGCGGCTGGCGCGTTGCCGGAAGGCGTTCGACATGCGACCAGAGTTGGATGCGGTTTGCACTGGCTTGCATTTGATCGATCCGGTGGGCGCTCGTCTTGCCGACGATGCTCCGAAAATGCGGCGTCATCTCAAAGTCTGGAGCCTTGTGGAAAAGGAAAACGATCCGCTGCTTTCGCTGGCCGTTTCCAACTTCGCCAAGACCACTAGCAACCTCGTCGCGCGTCGCTCGTTTCTTCTCGCGCACCCATTTGGCGGCTACCGCTACGTGCACGACTACCATTGCTTTCTACAGGCGGCGCTGCCGGGAAAAATGGGCGTCGTTGCCGGGGATTTGCTCGGTTATCGGGTGCATCAAACGAACACGATCAAAGCCGATGGACGCCGCGCAGTCGTCGCCGAAACCGTCCAAATGCATCTCGATCTGATGGCGAGTCTCGCGCCGGAACTGGCTGCCTCCGCCGCGCTGCGCCAGCGGTTCCGGCTTTATCTGCAACGGCTTTTCGGCAATCACACCGACTTCCGGGGCGAGATATTTCTGCAAGTCATCGCCGATGCGATTGCGAAAAATCCCGAGCTTTTTGCCGTCTCGGCTTTGGG is part of the Chthoniobacterales bacterium genome and harbors:
- a CDS encoding thioesterase family protein — its product is MSQPADPASPTPSVTTPIEVMFFDTDCAAVVHNIAYLRFIETARTHLAEKMGMSLRTMSESKEFPVVVRTEIDYRSPAVLGDKLEVRGTLEKMERSRFWCSFQIVRLSDEKIIVTCRQMLALITMPGAKILRMPVAWLEKYAHLR
- a CDS encoding glycosyltransferase family A protein — its product is MSFLAVIIPLFNHAAYIGAALQSVQAQTQPAQRVIVIDDGSTDDSFAIAQAAAASGTEVLRQENRGAHATLNRGIEMAADCDLVAILNSDDLWHPERLARCRKAFDMRPELDAVCTGLHLIDPVGARLADDAPKMRRHLKVWSLVEKENDPLLSLAVSNFAKTTSNLVARRSFLLAHPFGGYRYVHDYHCFLQAALPGKMGVVAGDLLGYRVHQTNTIKADGRRAVVAETVQMHLDLMASLAPELAASAALRQRFRLYLQRLFGNHTDFRGEIFLQVIADAIAKNPELFAVSALGDFEEFEGKSAPLPSA